CGGTGACTGCCCCGGCCTCCTCGTCGGAGAGACGCAGATCAGGCATCCGGGTGGTCGGCCGCAACTGCTTCGGATTCTTGAGCCACGCGAACAGCCACTCCGCATTCACCTTGCCGGCTATCTTCGAGAGATCCGGCGCGAAATCCTGATCCTCCGGCGAGGGAGGAGGGGCAAACGGCGATGTCAGAGTGTGCGCGGGCGAGACGGCGGCGGGAGTGCCGACAGGCGGGGTCTTCGCCTCTATACCTGGGATCCGATGACAACCAAGGCAGCCGACCGTACTCACGATCTCTCGTCCACGTTCGACCGAGGCGGGCGCCTTCGGGGCGCTCCCAAGCGCCGGCATGGGCTGGGACGCGCGAAGCAGATACGCCGCAATGCTCAATGCGTCGTCATCCGACAGATCAAAATGAGGCATCTTCGTCTTGGGCAGGTGCGCTCTTGGCTGCTTAATCCACCGGACCAGCCAGCTTGGATCGACCTTACCGGCGATCCGCGTCAAATCCGGCCCCACCTTCTGAATCTTTTCGAACCCCGCTATCGTGTGACAGCCGAAGCAGCCGAGATCCTCCACCATCTGCCTGCCGCGCGAATAGACAGGCGCCAGCGCAAACTCCTTCTTGTCGGTATGGCACTTCCGGCAGCTCGTCTGCACAAAATCGCCGCGCAGTAACGGGCGATCCCAGTGGGAGACCTCGCCGTGCGCCGCATCAACCTCGAGCGTCGGCCCCTGTCCCTGATGGCACGATGTACAACCGAACCGAGCGCTCCGGTGATTGCCCAACAGGATCTCCCGATGCGGATGGGTGCGGAAGGGTTGCTCGGCCTGTTCAAATCCGGGCCGATCGATGGCGAGGTGACATGTCGCGCAGCGATCGACAGTCAGAATCGGCACCTTGAACTCATTGGTCGCGAGACCCTCCACCACCATCTGCTTGATCTCTGGAGAACGACCTTCGATTGACTCCAGACGTCGCTCAAGGGTAATGACCGGAGCGTTCAACTCCTCGATCCTGCTCTGAATGGTATCCACATCGGTCTGAAACCGCTTGACCCCATCCCGAGCCTCCTCGACTCGCGCGCTCAGCTTATCCACCTGTGTGGTAAGTTCTCGTAACTTCTCTTCAAGCGCCGCCACCTTGACCCGGAGCTTTGCAGGATCCTTTTTTTCGTAAACGGCATGCTCCACCCAGTACAGCGTCTCATCCAGTTGGCTCTTGATAAATTGCGCCTGTCTGTTTATCTCTGTATACTCGGCCTCGCGTTGCGCAAGGAGCTGCTGCACCTTGGCAGACTCGGGTCCGGCCAACCTCGCCTGCGCCGCCTTCAGGTCCTGCTGCAGCTTGGCGAGGGCGACTCGAACCTCTGGCGCGTTCAGCTTTGATCGCTCAGCGGCCAGTTCCCGAGTGATCTGTTGGGACTCCAGCCGATTGAACTCTTGCTGATACGCTTTCCATGGACGCCTGGTCTTTCCCTCATTCCACACTGCCCAGACGGCGACCAGCATAAAGAGCATGCTTGAAATAAAGAACAGGACCCGTAAGGATCGCTGCTCTGCCAGCTTACTCGTGCGCCACCCGCTCCACGACCGCACCAGGCATCCTCGACTGTGGCGTTAAATATTGAACCAGGGTGTCACCCAGATATTCTGGATGTTAAATGCCAGACGCAGAAACATCTTAATCGGAAGGCTCATCATCGTCAGAAAGAGGAAGGCCACGATCCCGTAACGCACAGGACCTAACTGACGGATCGTCTCGCTCATATCCCGTTTGACATAGTAAAATACGAACGCCGTACTGGAGTAGAGCGCAATCAGCACGAACCCGATCACCTCGATCCCGAAGATCTTTGGATTACCCATCCACTTGAACGGACCCCACGCCGGCAGATCGATATTGGTCAGCGCAATCACCATATGGGGATCCCACGTCTCCCACGGCCAGAAGAGGTTCCAGCCAGGGCCTCTGAAGAATACGCCTGTAATGATAAGCGAGATCCACAGAAAGAAAAAGCCGAAGAGAAACGTCGTGATCGCGAAGGGACGCTCTTTGAAGGTGTAATATCCGTTACCTTTAGGATTGATATCGACGTATGGGATCACCATGAGCCCAACGATGATCAGGCTGGGTAGAACAACACCGGCAAACCAGGGATCGAAATAGACCAGCATCTCCTGAAGTCCCAGAAAATACCATGGCGCCTTACTTGGATTGGGGGTCTGCGTCGGATTAGCCGGCTCCTCCAGGGGCGCATCAATGACGATCGACCAGACAGTCAGAATCACCATGACAATGATCGAACAGATGAACTCGTTGCGGACGAGGTAGGGCCAGACATGGACCCTATCGGCCACTATGGGTTCTTTCGCGCCGCTAGATTGCGCGCTCGGTTTTGGCGTCGTGTTTTCTTTTACGTCAGCCATCGCCTCGCTCGTCGGTTGTGATTAGCTCCTCTTCACTCACCACTATCCACTGATCACTCACCACTTGATTACTATAACGGCCCAGAGATCCCCCCGTCTTTCCTGATCCTCCAGAAATGCACGATCATGAGGAGGCTGATCAGAATCGGTAAGAAGATACAGTGCAGCACGTAAAATCTGAGGAGTGCGGGAGGTCCA
The DNA window shown above is from Candidatus Methylomirabilis lanthanidiphila and carries:
- the smc gene encoding Chromosome partition protein Smc, with the translated sequence MRSWSGWRTSKLAEQRSLRVLFFISSMLFMLVAVWAVWNEGKTRRPWKAYQQEFNRLESQQITRELAAERSKLNAPEVRVALAKLQQDLKAAQARLAGPESAKVQQLLAQREAEYTEINRQAQFIKSQLDETLYWVEHAVYEKKDPAKLRVKVAALEEKLRELTTQVDKLSARVEEARDGVKRFQTDVDTIQSRIEELNAPVITLERRLESIEGRSPEIKQMVVEGLATNEFKVPILTVDRCATCHLAIDRPGFEQAEQPFRTHPHREILLGNHRSARFGCTSCHQGQGPTLEVDAAHGEVSHWDRPLLRGDFVQTSCRKCHTDKKEFALAPVYSRGRQMVEDLGCFGCHTIAGFEKIQKVGPDLTRIAGKVDPSWLVRWIKQPRAHLPKTKMPHFDLSDDDALSIAAYLLRASQPMPALGSAPKAPASVERGREIVSTVGCLGCHRIPGIEAKTPPVGTPAAVSPAHTLTSPFAPPPSPEDQDFAPDLSKIAGKVNAEWLFAWLKNPKQLRPTTRMPDLRLSDEEAGAVTAFLMTLGQKQTVAGVEREVRRVERIAAGERLIRKRGCFGCHDIKGFETSEKIAPDLSNFSRKRLLELFFGEAVQVKQTWQDYTFWKLKNPRIYATERVEQLMPNFGFTDDEAKTLMVYLKSLSADRVQPQFQRGLSGEERAIQNGRTLVKRYNCNGCHVIEGQGGAIAQYYANETRVPPPLEVGTMHEGEKVQATWLYQFLGRPTPLRPWLDVRMPAFGLSIEEATALTNYFAVMGKQQVPYEYVSVGEPSPELVKAGRLLMSKEYFDCFTCHQQGEKKPEGPPENWAPDLSLAKRRLRPIWIGKWLKDPQKIQPGTKMPSYYPDGPEDILEGKEDRQIQAITEYLMRSGEN
- a CDS encoding cytochrome C, whose protein sequence is MADVKENTTPKPSAQSSGAKEPIVADRVHVWPYLVRNEFICSIIVMVILTVWSIVIDAPLEEPANPTQTPNPSKAPWYFLGLQEMLVYFDPWFAGVVLPSLIIVGLMVIPYVDINPKGNGYYTFKERPFAITTFLFGFFFLWISLIITGVFFRGPGWNLFWPWETWDPHMVIALTNIDLPAWGPFKWMGNPKIFGIEVIGFVLIALYSSTAFVFYYVKRDMSETIRQLGPVRYGIVAFLFLTMMSLPIKMFLRLAFNIQNIWVTPWFNI